From Candidatus Babeliales bacterium:
TACGTTTTTTCATTGGGATTATATTTATAAACATACTCAGCAGTATGTATATACCTATTAATTTTTTCATTAATACACGTTTTTTGTTAAGTATGCTCTTCCTGAATCTCCAAAAATCATTACCACAACGTCATCTTTTTTTAAATAAGGAAGGTATTCATGAACCCCCCATGCAACAGCACCGCTTGTTAATCCTACTAAAAAACCATAATTTCTTGCCAAAGTTTTGAGCATAGTGAATGCATTTTCATCAGATACAGGAATAATTTCATCTATATACGTATTGTTATGATAATCAATTACGTCTGAATAAAAATCTATACCCATTCCTTCAATTTTATACGGTTTAGGATTTCCTTGTGTTGAATGGAATGAGTTATCTGAATCAAGTGCTATGACTTTAATGGCAGGATTTTTTTCTTTTAAATATCTTCCTATACCAGCGACTGTTCCACCAGAACCAGCTGCTGCAAAAAAGTGAGTTATAGTACCGGCCGTTTGTTGCCAGATCTCTGGGCCTGTTAGGCTATAATGCGCTTGCGCATTAACAGGATTAAAGTATTGATTAGGCATAAATGAATTAACTATCTCTTTGTGGAGATTGCACGCTGTTGAATAATGGCTGTTAGGATCTTTTATGGATGGCATGGAAGGACACACAACGACTTGCGCTCCGTATGCTTGCATAGTTTGTAATTTTTCTTGGCTAATCTTAGGTGTGGTGGTGATAATTACTTTATAGCCTTTTGCAGCTCCAATCATGGCAAGAGCAATGCCATAATTGCCTGATGATGCATCGATGATTGTTCCATTAGGTTGTAATTTACCAGATTTTTCAGCATCTTCTATCATATATAATGCGGTACGATCTTTTACACTTCCACCTGGATTGAGGTACTCAAGCTTTGCATATAATGTTGCTGATGTAGTGAATGGAATACAGGTTAAAGGGGTGTTACCGATCGTTGAAAGTAGGTGTTTATGCATGGTTGTAAGCCTTTGCCTGATTATTACATTTTTCTAATATTGTATATTTTATCTTCATACTATAATTATTATTGAGATAAATGTCATCATACAGTAATTATTTTTATAGTTGTTGTGTATGAAAATGTAAAAGGAGGGCTTACCTATGCGCTTATTTTATAACGATATAGTGTGTGCAGTAGTGTTAATGTCTTATTCTTGTTGTTTAAGTATGGATCAGAAGGATTATATTTCAGTTGTAACAGTTGATCAAAAAAGTACTGCATTTAAAAGGTCCCATATTAAAGATTCATTAGTTTTGAATGTTTTATATGAATCTCAAAAAAAAACAGATTACAATTTTGTTGTTATTCCGCAGGCGTGCAATATGCATGATAATATAGCACAAGAAGATTTGTTTTCATTACATAATTTACTTGAAAATCAAGATGATGCTTTCGCTAGTTATATGCAAAAACTAGTCAAGAATCGACAGCTATTTACTACGTTACATGCTACACATGTTTTAGGGGCTTATAAACAGCTGGTTTCTATAATTAACTATGTATATTGTGATGATATTGGCAAACATATTGGTTCTTACGTAACTGGTTTTCCTATAAAAGAATTCATAGTAAAGCAGATTTTGCGTAAACAAGATGTTTTAAATTTCGAAACTATACCGCGTAAGCAACTAAGCTTTATGCATCATCACTCAGACAAGTATGATGAATTTTTTTATATTCCTTCTGCTATTAGTTCATATAAAGAAAATATTATTTTTGATGGAATAAGTCCGTTTAAAAGATATCTTGATTTTTTTAATTCAGACGATGAACATTCAAACGGATATATAAAAGCGTGGAATTCTGTTAGACAGTGGTATATTACGGTATCTGATAGAGATGAAGTTGTTTTATGGAAATTACGTAAAAATACATTAGATATATTTGATTCAATGCTACTAGGTGATAATTATACACAACCGATATATGTAGTTAGTGATTATAGCAAGGAATGTACGATAATTATAATGCATGGGCAAGAGAATAATCTGTATTATTGGGATATTAATGATGATAATTATAAGAATCTTGTTTTGGATAAAGATGTAAGAACATTTGGTAAAGTGATAATGAACAATAAAGGTTCGCATATCATTTTTGCTGATAAAAATAATAATGCATTGATTGTTTGGGGCATTAAAAATAATATAATACAACCTTTAGAAGCTGATTATAAGTTTCCCATAATGAGTATGCTATTTACCAAAAATGATACAGCTTTATGGGTATGTTCTGGGTCTACATTATTTATATGGCACATAACTGAATCAGGAAATTTTGAGCTCAGTAAAACTATACATCTTAATGATACAGAAGCAGTTATTTCTCGGTTACATTGTAACGAAAAATCTGGACGTATTGTTGTTGGTAGAGCTGATGGAAAATTGAATATTATATGCATGGATACATATAAAGAAATAGGATGTTTACAAGGTCATAATGATACACCTATTAATGGTTGTTTGGGTAGCGAATATGGTGACATTATTATTTCGCTTACAAATGGTATAGATAAAAATCTTATAATATGGGATCTTACTACTAAAAAGCCATTAATGCATTTAATTGACCATCCAGGAGCTACTGCAATAGCAGTAACTCCTGATATGAGGTACATTCTTTCTCAATCACCAATGGATATTAGGTTATGGCAAGTGTATGATGATATAACAGTAGAACAGATAGATTATTTAATGAGAAAATTACTAAGTTTGAATTGTTATTATAATCTATATTATATCTATAAAATGCAAAAAAATGGTTACAAAATAGATGAGTCAAAAATTAAAGAACTGATATCATTATTTAATTGTCCTGCAATTAGTAAATTTTTAAAGGAATTATTAAGTATCTAAGCAAATTATTTGCTGTAACATAAAGTAGTGTTTTGATTATAAATACATAAAACGTTATTATATAATATTATATTTTTACCTAAGGAATTTTTAAATGAATACATTTTTTGCAGCTTCTCGAATTTTGGCAATTACAATAATAATGTGTGCGAGTAATGTAGTTTTTGCAGGTGAAGGACGACCAGTTGACTATTATGGCTTGGATAAAACATATGATAATAACAAAAGGGTAGTAACTACAGGTGTTTTGACATCTATTTTCAGTAATAAAGTTGCAATGGAGTGTTTTTATAATAAAGCAACCATTGCGGGTATAATTATTACAAATACAGTAGTTAAAGATAGTGATATATTAAAAACAGGAATAGAGACTGCGGGCTTTGCGCTTGATTTATATTTAGATAAAGATAAATTCGAAAATCAAGCCAAATTGCTTAATAATAAAAATAAAA
This genomic window contains:
- a CDS encoding cysteine synthase family protein; this encodes MHKHLLSTIGNTPLTCIPFTTSATLYAKLEYLNPGGSVKDRTALYMIEDAEKSGKLQPNGTIIDASSGNYGIALAMIGAAKGYKVIITTTPKISQEKLQTMQAYGAQVVVCPSMPSIKDPNSHYSTACNLHKEIVNSFMPNQYFNPVNAQAHYSLTGPEIWQQTAGTITHFFAAAGSGGTVAGIGRYLKEKNPAIKVIALDSDNSFHSTQGNPKPYKIEGMGIDFYSDVIDYHNNTYIDEIIPVSDENAFTMLKTLARNYGFLVGLTSGAVAWGVHEYLPYLKKDDVVVMIFGDSGRAYLTKNVY